Proteins from a single region of Streptomyces sp. HUAS 15-9:
- a CDS encoding nitrate/nitrite transporter: MTAPSTAPAPSRGGRWIEHWDPEDEAFWNATGEKVARRNLVFSVLSEHIGFSIWTMWSVLVLFMGPEYGLTPADKFLLTSMVTLVGSVVRVPYTFAVAIFGGRNWTIISAGLLLVPTAAAFAVMKPGTSFDTFLLVGLLAGIGGGNFASSMTNINAFFPLRKKGWALGLNAGGGNIGVPVIQLAALAIIGASGGPRVLLCIYIPLIVIAAILAALFMDNLATVKNDTGAAKDAAKDAHTWIMSFLYIGTFGSFIGYAFAFGQVLQVQFGRTPLQAAYLTFIGPLLGSLIRPVGGWLADRYGGAKITLWNYVGMAAATGGLVVASMQKSLPLFVSVFVVLFVLTGLGNGSTYKMIPGIFQAKALAKGLTGEEAASYGRRLSGASMGLIGAVGALGGVGINLAFRQSYLSYGSGTGAFVAFLAFYGLCFVVTWAVYLRRPAEVAHDTAVAEAKPQLSYAEV, from the coding sequence ATGACAGCCCCTAGTACAGCCCCCGCCCCGAGCAGGGGAGGCCGCTGGATCGAGCACTGGGATCCGGAGGACGAGGCGTTCTGGAACGCGACCGGCGAGAAGGTCGCCCGGCGGAATCTTGTCTTCTCGGTGCTGTCCGAGCACATCGGGTTCTCGATCTGGACCATGTGGTCCGTACTCGTCCTCTTCATGGGCCCGGAGTACGGGCTGACCCCGGCCGACAAGTTCCTGCTGACCTCGATGGTCACGCTGGTCGGCTCCGTCGTCCGCGTCCCCTACACCTTCGCCGTGGCGATCTTCGGCGGGCGGAACTGGACGATCATCTCGGCCGGGCTGCTGCTCGTCCCGACCGCGGCCGCGTTCGCCGTGATGAAGCCGGGGACCTCCTTCGACACCTTCCTGTTGGTCGGCCTGCTGGCGGGCATCGGCGGCGGGAACTTCGCGTCGAGCATGACCAACATCAACGCCTTCTTCCCGCTGCGGAAGAAGGGGTGGGCGCTCGGGCTGAACGCCGGCGGCGGCAACATCGGTGTGCCCGTCATCCAGTTGGCCGCCCTCGCCATCATCGGGGCCAGCGGCGGTCCGCGTGTGCTGCTCTGCATCTACATCCCGCTGATCGTGATCGCCGCCATTCTCGCCGCCCTCTTCATGGACAATCTCGCGACCGTGAAGAACGACACCGGTGCCGCCAAGGACGCCGCGAAGGACGCCCACACCTGGATCATGTCCTTCCTCTACATCGGCACCTTCGGGTCGTTCATCGGCTACGCCTTCGCCTTCGGGCAGGTCCTGCAGGTCCAGTTCGGGCGCACCCCGCTGCAGGCCGCGTACCTCACCTTCATCGGCCCGCTCCTCGGCTCGCTGATCCGGCCCGTGGGTGGCTGGCTCGCCGACCGGTACGGCGGTGCGAAGATCACCCTCTGGAACTACGTGGGCATGGCCGCGGCAACCGGTGGCCTCGTCGTCGCCAGCATGCAGAAGTCGCTGCCGCTGTTCGTCTCCGTCTTCGTCGTCCTGTTCGTGCTCACCGGGCTCGGCAACGGGTCGACGTACAAGATGATCCCCGGCATCTTCCAGGCAAAGGCCCTGGCCAAGGGACTCACCGGTGAGGAGGCGGCCTCCTACGGGCGGCGGCTGTCCGGTGCCTCCATGGGGCTCATCGGGGCGGTCGGCGCGCTCGGCGGCGTCGGCATCAACCTCGCCTTCCGGCAGTCCTACCTCTCCTACGGCTCCGGCACCGGCGCCTTCGTCGCCTTCCTGGCCTTCTACGGCCTCTGCTTCGTGGTGACCTGGGCCGTATACCTTCGCCGCCCGGCCGAAGTGGCGCACGACACTGCCGTCGCCGAGGCAAAGCCGCAGCTCAGCTATGCCGAGGTGTGA